The genomic segment GCGGCGGTTTCATGCGGCATCACGCCCGCATCGGTGCCGAAGGCCATTTTGACGCCAGCTTTGAATGCCTTGCGAAAATTGTCGCGCTGGATCTGGGCGACTTCGCGGTCCTTTCGCAGATTGTCTTCCAGCACGCCATTCGCCTTGCCGGTGGCCTGGGTGTATTCGGTGTTGAAAACGTCCATCACCAGATAGGTGCCGTGTTCCTTGGCGAGGCGAATGCCTTCGTCGTCGATCAGGCTGGCATGTTCGATCGTGTCGATGCCGCCTCGAATGGCGGCCTTGATACCGTTGGCGCCGTGGGCATGGGCGGCCACCTTGAGGCCCCACAGATGCGCTTCATCGGCAATGGCGCGCAATTCCGCCTCAGTCAGTTGCTGCTGGCCCGGTTCCGTATTGCGAGAGAAGACGCCGCCAGTGGCGCAGACCTTGATGACCTCAGCGCCGTATTTGCGCTGCTCGCGCACACGCTTGCGCAATTCGTCCACGCTGTCGCCCACGCCGGGGCTTTTCGCTTCGAAGCTGGGCGGCAGGAAGGTTTCATCGCAATGGCCGCCGGTTGCACCCAATGCATAATTGGCATTCACGATGCGTGGGCCACTGATCCAGCCGGCTTCGATCGCCTGATCGACCCCGGCCACATTATAGTCGGAATCGCCGACATTGCGCACGGTCGTGAAACCCGCTTTCAGCATGCGCTGCGCATTCACTACACCGATGACGGTCCAGAAGCGGTCGGTGAATTCCAGCGCGTTGTAGCCGCCATATTCCGGCCGCCCATCGAGATGGACATGCATGTCGATCAGGCCCGGCAGAACGGTGAGGCCGGACAGGTCGACCACGTCCGCACCGGCGGGCGCCTGTGCGCCGGGGGTGACAGTCTCGACCTTGCCATCGATGACCTTGATCAGTGGATCGGCGACATACTTGCCGCCTTCCACATCAAGCATCCTTGAGGCCTTGATGTAGACCGTCCCGGCCGTTGCTGGCCCCGCCAATGTTGCCGCGAGCGCGGTGGCGATGGCGAGGTTCCTGACGGCCGGGAGGATCTTCATTGGATTATTCTCCGAAAGTGCGCTGCCACCAGCCGCGACGGGGTGGGGAGGCCGGTTCGTCCGATCCGGCTTCCTCTGCCGCTGCGGGCTGAGCTTCCGGCTCCGGCGCGGGCGCCGGTTCGGCGGGGGCGGTTTCCACCGGGGCAGGGTCCGTTTCGGGAGCAGCTGCTTCGGCTTCGGCGGCAGGCTCAGCCTTCTTGCGGCGAGTGCGCTTGGGCTTGGCCGGTGCTTCCTCCGCCGGGGCTTCGACTGCTGCCGCCTCGGCGGGAGCTTCCGCTGCCTCGGCTGCAGCTGCTGCCTCGGCTTCGATGTCGGCCTTCTTACGGCGAGTGCGCTTGGGCTTGGCGGGCGCTTCTTCGGCGGCGGGGGCCGCTTCCTCGGCCGGCACAGCCTCGGTTGCGGGTTCCTCCTTCACCTTCTTTGCGCGGCTGCGGCGCGGCTTCGGCTTGGGTTCCTCGGCAGGGGCTTCTTCGGCGGGAGCCTCCGGTGCGGGCGCTTCCTCGGTTACAGGTTCGCCAGCTTCGACATCGGCGGTTTCACCGCTTTCGCCTTCGCTTCCTTCGCCGTCACTTGCTTCGTCGGAACCTTCGCCTTCGAACTCGCCATCCAGCCGCTTCTTGCGGCGGTTGCGACCGCCGCGGCGGCGACGCTTCTTGCGCGGGGCGCCTTCGCCATCCTCTTCGGAGGAGCTATCGGCCTCAGCGGCTTCACTGTCTTCAGCCTCGCTCTCGGCATCGCTATCGCCTTCTTCGGCGCTATCGTCCTCATTGCCTTCGCCCAGTTCGTCGCGGCGCTTGCGCCCACGGCCGCCACGACGGCGACGGCGGCGCTTCTTGCGATCTTCGCCTTCGGCGGTTTCTTCCTCTTCCTCTTCGTCCTCGAAGATTTCGAGTTCTTCCTCTTCCTCGATCTCGTCGATGATCGGTTCAAAGCGGGGCAGGGAAGTCGGACGCGGGCCGCCGGATGCGACACGCATCTTCGCGCCCTCGTTTTCGCCTTCCGGGATCACCTGCACGGCCACGCCATAGCGATCCTCGATCTCATGCAGATCGGCGCGCTTGGCGTTGAGCAGGTAGATCGAGGCTTCCGTGCTGGCATAGAGCGTAATGATCGTGCCCTTGCCCTTGGCGGCTTCGTCCTCGATCAGGCGCAGGGCGGAAAGGCCCGCGCTGGATGCTGTGCGGACAAGGCCGGTACCGTCGCAATGCGGGCAGGAGCGGGTGGTTGCTTCCAGCACGCCGGTGCGCAGGCGCTGGCGGCTCATTTCCATCAGGCCGAAGCTGGAGATGCGGCCCACCTGAATGCGCGCACGATCGTGCTTCAGGGCTTCC from the Erythrobacter sp. SG61-1L genome contains:
- a CDS encoding amidohydrolase family protein, coding for MKILPAVRNLAIATALAATLAGPATAGTVYIKASRMLDVEGGKYVADPLIKVIDGKVETVTPGAQAPAGADVVDLSGLTVLPGLIDMHVHLDGRPEYGGYNALEFTDRFWTVIGVVNAQRMLKAGFTTVRNVGDSDYNVAGVDQAIEAGWISGPRIVNANYALGATGGHCDETFLPPSFEAKSPGVGDSVDELRKRVREQRKYGAEVIKVCATGGVFSRNTEPGQQQLTEAELRAIADEAHLWGLKVAAHAHGANGIKAAIRGGIDTIEHASLIDDEGIRLAKEHGTYLVMDVFNTEYTQATGKANGVLEDNLRKDREVAQIQRDNFRKAFKAGVKMAFGTDAGVMPHETAAGQFRIMVEYGMAPLDAIRAATLNAADALGQNGQVGTLKPGAWADMVAVSGDPLTDVTVLEHPAKVVKAGELVD